Below is a genomic region from Enterobacter hormaechei subsp. xiangfangensis.
TCCGACACGCGCAGGTTACGGTTAAAGCCCTGCTGCGCCGTAGAGCAGAATTTGCACTCCAGCGCACAACCCACCTGAGAAGAGACGCACAGCGTGGCGCGATCGTCTTCCGGGATATACACGGTTTCAACGCGCTGATCGCCAACGGCAATGGCCCACTTGATGGTGCCATCTGAAGAGCGCTGCTCTTCCACCACTTCCGGTGCGCGGATTTCAGCCACTTCTTTAAGCTTATTGCGCAGCACTTTGTTGATGTCCGTCATGTCATCAAAGTTGTCGCTGCAATAGTGGTACATCCATTTCATGACCTGATCGGCACGAAACGGCTTCTCGCCCATCTCTTTAAAGAACTCGCGCATCTGCTGACGGTTCAGGTCCAGCAGGTTAATTTTTCCATTTTTATTGGGAACCGCAGGAATGGCGACTTCGGAGGTATTCACTAATTCAGACATAATTTTTTCCGGCCTCGTTGTTACACGTTGTGGCCCTTGGTGGGTTGAAAAGAAACGCCCCGGTAAGCAGTCTGCTCGTCCGGGGCGTTGCATTGTACAAAGTCTGGCGCAGGGATGCCACGTTTGCACGCGGCATTTACGAAATTATTAGCGAGTGCGCGGGCACACTTCGCCTTCAGCGAAGAAGAACGCGATTTCGCGCGCAGCAGATTCAACAGAGTCGGAACCGTGGGTGCCGTTCTCGGTGAAGCTGTCTGCGTAGTCGGCGCGCAGAGTACCTGCCAGTGCGTTGTCCGGGTTGGTTGCACCCAGCAGATCGCGGTGACGCTGTACCGCGTTTTCGCCTTCCAGTACGGATACCACGATTGGGCCAGAAGTCATGAACTCGACCAGACCGTCAAAGAATGGGCGACCTTCGTGCTCAGCGTAGAAACCGCGAGCCTGTTCAACGGTCAGGTGCAGCATTTTGGTGCCAACGATCTTAAACCCTGCTGATTCAAAGCGAGCGAAGATGCTGCCAATAACGTTTTTTGCCACCGCGTTTGGTTTGATGATGGAAAAAGTACGTTCAATAGCCATTGATAACCTCTGTAAAATGTTCTGTTGTTTTTGCATACCTGAGTATGGTGTGGCGCGGATTATAAAGAGCAATAGCGCCATTGCCTATGGTTATGCATAACATTTTTTTAAAATGAGACGAAGATTAGCAACAGCTCGTATTTCGCATACCGTGTTGATGATGAAAACAGAGCGGACACTGCTTTTCATCAGACGTAAATGACCAGAAATGACGGTGGCACGTCAGGCAAACGGCTTCATATGCCGGTATGGTCACGCTTTTCGCTGTTCCTTCTGTTTGCGTCACGTTTATCGCCGCATGCTGGCATACCGCTTCGCAGCCGCCGCACCCCGTACAGCGTCCGGTTTCCACGACCAGTTCAGTGTTCTCAAACCGAATCGCGTTTTCCGTACAACTCCGCCAGCACGCGCCGCAGAGTACGCAGGATTCGGTATCGAGAGTTATCTCTGCCTCGCTAAACGCAGAAAACGCCCTGCGCAGATCACGCTGACCGGGCACGACGCTACAGACCCGGACATCCTCACGGGGAACGTGCATCAGCGCACGCCGGGCGGTATTAACCTCGTTGACGGGTATATGTTTAAACGCCCACGCCGCTTCACCGCGTCGACGAAGCGCCAGATTCAGCCGGGCAATAGCCAGCAACCAGTCAGGATTCTGCTCCGCGTCGATACTGATAAAACGAACGTGGTACTGCGCGTGCCACAGCAGAAGCTCATTCACCCCTGGCGCACGGTCAGTAAACGGCCCAACAAGCGTATCGCCACTCAGAAAGCGTTTTCGCGGCGTGATGCCGGTGATGGCCCCAGCGGGGCAGACGAACAGGCAGTCACCGCATTCAATACAGCGGCTGTCATCAACCGAGACGCCTGAGTCGGTAAAAGAAAAAGCCTGCACGGGACAGACGTCCGCGCAGGCACAGCAGGAAGAGTGGCGAAAACGACGACGGACGCACGCATGCGTCACGTCCATCGCCGGGGCAAAGGTTAATCCGCCCATCAGCCAATACTGAAGAAAACAAAGCGCAGCATCAGCTCACCCACAATTAGCAAGGCGCTGCCCAACAGCATTGTGCCTCGCGCCGCTTTTAAGCCGCCCGCAGCAAAGCACAGCATACCCGCAACGGATACGCACCAGCTCAGCAGATGAACGGTTCGCAGTTGCTCCAGCATCTGTAGCGGTGCGTGAGGGAACGTCACCACGGTGTGGTCCATAGCCGTAATATCTGCCAGCCAGACGGGCTGCATCACCAGACGCACAAGCACCAGCAGCGTGATAATGACAACCGCCGCACGCACGGTTGACTGGGAACGCGTCCCAACGGCCATGCAGGCTGAGCCGATAATCCCCACCGAACCGATAAACAGCACCAGAGTGTTAACATGCTGCCATGTCACCACGGATGCGTGCATGTAGATCTGCGCCATGCAGAACACATCGACTAAACCAACCAGACCTGCCACAACCAACAGTGGCTTCCAGCCTGGCTTTTTGACAAACATCAGCAGCGTTGCGAAGCCAAGCGCCGCAAGATAAAGACTGGCAAAGATAATCTCACGGCTCAGCCAGGAGCTGGATACGTGGCGCAGCGCGTTAAGAGCATTAAGCGGATAGCCCATGTGCAGCGCGGAGGCGAGCAGCCCCAGGCTCGCCAGCACAAACGCTCCGGCAGCCGGCAGCAGCGCGCTACGTTGCGTGCTTCCGAACGCCAGCCACAGCGTAACGCCAACCGATCCTTGCAGGAACAGCGTAAAAATCAGCAGCGGTAACTCATGCATGACATTTCCCCTCTTTCTCTGCGCCCTGATGCGCTTTGATCACCAGGTTTGGTTTGGTGATGGAGGAATCAGGCAAGCCTTTCACATCACAGACCGCACCATACTTCGCCCGCAGTTCATCAATCGGCCCGAATTTAATCGCTTCGAGTGGACAGGTTGCCACACAGACGGGCTGCTCTCCCTTCGCCTGGAGATCCACGCAGAAATCACATTTGGACATCTGCCCGGTCTGCTCGTTGAGCTGTGGCGCGCCGTAAGGGCAAGACCACGCGCAGTAGCCGCAGCCGACGCACTTATCAGTATCAACGCGCACAATGCCGTCTCCCGGACGCTTGTGCATCGCCGTGGTCGGACAGTTTTTAGTGCAGATTGGGTCTGCACAGTGGTTACAGGAAATAGAGAGCGTGTAGGCAAACACATTGTTGCTGACGCCGCCCTGCCCGGTTGGGATGAAATTCCCGCCATTGACTTCATAAACGCGACGGAAACGACGTCCGACCTCAAGGTTGTTTTTATCTTTGCACGCCACCTGGCATGCCTTGCAGCCCGAGCAGCGAGAAGAGTCGATATAAAAACCCAGCTGTTTGTCGCTCACCGGTGCGTAATGTTTAAACTGACTCATGCTTTAGCTACCTCCACCAGCATGGTTTGATGGGAATTCCCTTTCGCAAGCGCGGTAATACGGGCGGAACTGAGCACGTTCGCGCAGCCGCCTTTATCGATACCCTGCTCGTCCGGCTGCCACCAGGCGCCTGCCTGCATGGCCACCACGCCTGGAATGATGCGCGGCGTGACCTCCGCCGGGATCTCGCAAATGCCGCGCGCGTTATGAATACGCACGGTATCCCCCTGCGCAATGCCGCGCTTTTGCGCATCCTGCGGGTTGATCCACAGCTTTTGCTGCTGCGCCTCAATTAACCACGGGTTGGCGTACTGGGTGGAGTTAGCGCGGTTTTTCCCTTTCCAGGTGATCAGCTGGAGCGGGAAGGTTTTCGCCAGCTCGTCTTCCGGCCCTTCATGGGCAGGCACGTAGTGCGACAGCGCCGGAATTTCCGGGTGATGCATGTCGTACAGACGCTTCGAGAAGATCTCAATTTTTCCGGACGGCGTCGGGAACGGATGATTCTGCGGATCGCGAATGTTGTCTTCAAAGGCAACGTACGGCGCGCTTTTGAAAAGATGCTGACGCGTCTTCTGTAGCGTCGCGAAGTCCGGCAGGTTTTCATCCGGCATGGACAGCCGCGTCTGCTCCCAGATGTGCTCAATCCACGCTTTTTCGTCACGGCCCTCGCTGAACGCTGGCTCGACGCCAAGCTTAGCAGCGACCTCCCGCAGCCAGTCGTAGTCTGAACGGCGTTCGAATTCAGGTTCA
It encodes:
- a CDS encoding DMSO/selenate family reductase complex B subunit translates to MSQFKHYAPVSDKQLGFYIDSSRCSGCKACQVACKDKNNLEVGRRFRRVYEVNGGNFIPTGQGGVSNNVFAYTLSISCNHCADPICTKNCPTTAMHKRPGDGIVRVDTDKCVGCGYCAWSCPYGAPQLNEQTGQMSKCDFCVDLQAKGEQPVCVATCPLEAIKFGPIDELRAKYGAVCDVKGLPDSSITKPNLVIKAHQGAEKEGKCHA
- a CDS encoding dimethyl sulfoxide reductase anchor subunit family protein; translated protein: MHELPLLIFTLFLQGSVGVTLWLAFGSTQRSALLPAAGAFVLASLGLLASALHMGYPLNALNALRHVSSSWLSREIIFASLYLAALGFATLLMFVKKPGWKPLLVVAGLVGLVDVFCMAQIYMHASVVTWQHVNTLVLFIGSVGIIGSACMAVGTRSQSTVRAAVVIITLLVLVRLVMQPVWLADITAMDHTVVTFPHAPLQMLEQLRTVHLLSWCVSVAGMLCFAAGGLKAARGTMLLGSALLIVGELMLRFVFFSIG
- a CDS encoding 4Fe-4S binding protein; this translates as MGGLTFAPAMDVTHACVRRRFRHSSCCACADVCPVQAFSFTDSGVSVDDSRCIECGDCLFVCPAGAITGITPRKRFLSGDTLVGPFTDRAPGVNELLLWHAQYHVRFISIDAEQNPDWLLAIARLNLALRRRGEAAWAFKHIPVNEVNTARRALMHVPREDVRVCSVVPGQRDLRRAFSAFSEAEITLDTESCVLCGACWRSCTENAIRFENTELVVETGRCTGCGGCEAVCQHAAINVTQTEGTAKSVTIPAYEAVCLTCHRHFWSFTSDEKQCPLCFHHQHGMRNTSCC
- the ndk gene encoding nucleoside-diphosphate kinase; translated protein: MAIERTFSIIKPNAVAKNVIGSIFARFESAGFKIVGTKMLHLTVEQARGFYAEHEGRPFFDGLVEFMTSGPIVVSVLEGENAVQRHRDLLGATNPDNALAGTLRADYADSFTENGTHGSDSVESAAREIAFFFAEGEVCPRTR